In one window of Streptomyces roseofulvus DNA:
- a CDS encoding class I SAM-dependent methyltransferase has translation MGDGYADGAAERGGAGGVLSAAELFDGVGLDYERAFGRLPAQLAAVEWLTGRLPAGARVLDVGSGTGRPVAALLAAAGHDVTGIDVSRTMVEVAREQVPGARFEQVDVRDHVPPEEGYEAVCAFFPLLMMERGEQIAALRRMASWLVPGGLLVSATVPADVEGLEITWMGHRARVSSFSAEAYLGLLREECGLEVLHHDLSVFTPAVPDGEPEEHLFCYARRGRGREKGAGR, from the coding sequence ATGGGCGACGGGTACGCGGACGGGGCGGCGGAGCGCGGCGGGGCGGGGGGCGTGCTGAGCGCCGCCGAGCTGTTCGACGGGGTGGGGCTGGACTACGAGCGGGCGTTCGGGCGGCTGCCCGCGCAGCTCGCGGCGGTCGAGTGGCTGACCGGGCGGCTCCCCGCCGGCGCGCGGGTGCTGGACGTCGGCAGCGGTACGGGACGGCCGGTCGCCGCGCTGCTCGCCGCGGCGGGGCACGACGTGACCGGGATCGACGTCTCCCGGACGATGGTCGAAGTGGCGCGGGAGCAGGTGCCCGGCGCGCGGTTCGAGCAGGTCGACGTCCGCGACCACGTCCCGCCGGAGGAGGGGTACGAGGCGGTGTGCGCCTTCTTCCCGCTGCTGATGATGGAGCGGGGGGAGCAGATCGCCGCCCTGCGCCGGATGGCGTCGTGGCTGGTGCCGGGCGGGCTGCTGGTGTCGGCGACGGTCCCGGCGGACGTCGAGGGCCTGGAGATCACCTGGATGGGACACCGGGCGCGCGTCTCCAGCTTCTCGGCCGAGGCGTACCTGGGGCTGCTGCGGGAGGAGTGCGGCCTGGAGGTCCTCCACCACGACCTGTCCGTCTTCACGCCCGCCGTGCCGGACGGCGAGCCCGAGGAGCACCTGTTCTGCTACGCGCGGCGGGGGCGGGGGCGGGAGAAGGGGGCGGGACGGTGA
- a CDS encoding ABC transporter substrate-binding protein, with protein MAARPVRRATAALITGALALATAACTNPGSDTAGTGGPKDSAVVGIAYEPDTLSPLLGYGKDGNSKIFDGLLAFDADMKLRPALARTLPHISDGGLTYTYTLRDDVTFSDGAPFTSKDVVFTYRTILDPKTNNPSRTELDALKSVEAVGDDTVVFRLKYPYAPFAERTVHAIAPEHVAARQDVNTGPFTTHPIGTGPYVLTGWSKGEKLTFKANPKYWNGAPAVKRFTMAIIKDDDVRATRLRAGDLDGAILPPNLAAGFQNDKAKRTYAARTYDYRTVTLPTHNPVAGDTAVRRALDIAVDRQTMVDKILEGAGKPAYGPVPTDSPWFAQGTVRRHDLAGAQKILDEAGWKPGPDGVRAKNGVRASFPLWYLSGDKLRQDHALAYASDARKAGIEIKTQAGTWEVIEPRMKTDAVLAGGGAPGDPDFDQYLLLKSTLAGDGFNNMAWYDNKAVDRALDNGRRTNDPAKRKAAYDTVQRELVKNPGYTFLTHIDHLYVVNDAWTSDAKGAPLTTQVEPHDHGLAAGPWWNVEAWQPKKTGDTKK; from the coding sequence ATGGCCGCCCGACCCGTCCGCCGCGCGACCGCCGCGCTGATCACGGGGGCGCTCGCCCTCGCGACCGCGGCCTGCACCAACCCCGGCTCCGACACCGCCGGCACCGGCGGCCCCAAGGACTCCGCGGTCGTCGGCATCGCCTACGAGCCCGACACCCTCAGCCCCCTCCTCGGCTACGGCAAGGACGGCAACTCCAAGATCTTCGACGGGCTCCTCGCCTTCGACGCCGACATGAAGCTCCGGCCGGCCCTCGCCCGCACGCTCCCGCACATCAGCGACGGCGGCCTCACCTACACGTACACCCTCCGCGACGACGTCACCTTCAGCGACGGCGCTCCCTTCACCTCCAAGGACGTCGTCTTCACCTACCGGACGATCCTCGACCCGAAGACCAACAACCCCTCCCGCACCGAGCTCGACGCCCTCAAGAGCGTCGAGGCCGTCGGCGACGACACCGTGGTCTTCCGCCTCAAGTACCCCTACGCGCCCTTCGCCGAGCGCACCGTCCACGCCATCGCCCCCGAACACGTCGCCGCGCGGCAGGACGTCAACACCGGCCCCTTCACCACCCACCCCATAGGCACCGGCCCCTACGTCCTCACCGGCTGGTCCAAGGGCGAGAAGCTCACCTTCAAGGCCAACCCGAAGTACTGGAACGGCGCCCCCGCGGTGAAGCGGTTCACCATGGCGATCATCAAGGACGACGACGTCCGCGCCACCCGCCTGCGCGCCGGCGACCTCGACGGCGCCATCCTCCCGCCCAACCTCGCCGCCGGCTTCCAGAACGACAAGGCCAAGCGGACCTACGCCGCCAGGACCTACGACTACCGCACGGTCACCCTCCCCACCCACAACCCCGTCGCCGGCGACACCGCCGTCCGCCGCGCCCTCGACATCGCCGTCGACCGCCAGACCATGGTCGACAAGATCCTCGAAGGCGCCGGCAAGCCCGCCTACGGCCCCGTCCCCACCGACAGCCCCTGGTTCGCCCAGGGCACCGTGCGCCGCCACGACCTCGCCGGCGCCCAGAAGATCCTCGACGAGGCCGGCTGGAAGCCCGGCCCCGACGGCGTCCGCGCCAAGAACGGCGTCCGCGCCTCCTTCCCCCTCTGGTACCTCTCCGGCGACAAGCTCCGCCAGGACCACGCCCTCGCCTACGCCTCCGACGCCCGCAAGGCCGGCATCGAGATCAAGACCCAGGCCGGCACCTGGGAGGTCATCGAACCCCGCATGAAGACCGACGCGGTCCTCGCCGGCGGCGGCGCGCCCGGCGACCCCGACTTCGACCAGTACCTCCTCCTGAAGTCCACCCTCGCCGGCGACGGCTTCAACAACATGGCCTGGTACGACAACAAGGCCGTCGACCGCGCCCTGGACAACGGCCGCCGCACGAACGACCCGGCTAAGCGCAAGGCCGCGTACGACACCGTCCAGCGCGAACTCGTCAAGAACCCCGGCTACACCTTCCTCACCCACATCGACCACCTCTACGTCGTGAACGACGCCTGGACCTCCGACGCCAAGGGCGCCCCCCTCACCACCCAGGTCGAGCCCCACGACCACGGCCTCGCCGCCGGCCCCTGGTGGAACGTCGAAGCCTGGCAGCCCAAGAAGACCGGAGACACGAAGAAGTGA
- a CDS encoding ABC transporter permease — protein sequence MSRRLPWGAMARMTGRRALAAVPVLLGVTLAVFAVAEASPFDPVKAYAGTAGLTASQENLDQLRHNLGVDQPFLTRWWEWLTSAVTGDLGDSAVMRRPVADVITERLGWSVLLAVTAFLVAITLGTLLGVLAGRRRGGLLDRAVSALAYTLEAAPAFWLGLLAIWFFALELGVLPAGGLTDTASDTVTPDQVARHLVLPALVLGVSQLPWFFLYVRQGVGDALDEDPVRGARARGLAERTVLTGHALRSGMLPMLTLIGSRVPELITGALLVETVFSWPGIAAATVQAATAVDFPLLAALTVLATAAVLLGNLLSDLLYGLADPRVGFDG from the coding sequence GTGAGCCGCCGCCTCCCCTGGGGGGCCATGGCCCGGATGACGGGACGGCGCGCCCTCGCCGCCGTCCCCGTCCTCCTCGGCGTCACCCTCGCCGTCTTCGCGGTCGCCGAAGCCTCCCCCTTCGACCCCGTCAAGGCGTACGCCGGCACCGCCGGCCTCACCGCCTCGCAGGAGAACCTCGACCAGCTCCGCCACAACCTCGGCGTCGACCAGCCCTTCCTCACCCGCTGGTGGGAATGGCTCACCTCGGCCGTCACCGGCGACCTCGGCGACTCCGCCGTCATGCGCCGCCCCGTCGCCGACGTCATCACCGAGCGCCTCGGCTGGTCCGTCCTCCTCGCCGTCACCGCCTTCCTCGTCGCGATCACCCTCGGCACCCTCCTCGGCGTCCTCGCCGGCCGCCGCCGCGGCGGCCTCCTCGACCGCGCCGTCAGCGCCCTCGCGTACACCCTGGAAGCCGCCCCCGCCTTCTGGCTCGGGCTCCTCGCCATCTGGTTCTTCGCCCTCGAACTCGGCGTCCTCCCCGCCGGCGGCCTCACCGACACCGCCAGCGACACCGTCACCCCCGACCAGGTCGCCCGCCACCTCGTGCTGCCCGCCCTCGTCCTCGGCGTCTCCCAGCTGCCGTGGTTCTTCCTCTACGTCCGCCAGGGCGTCGGCGACGCCCTCGACGAGGACCCGGTCCGCGGCGCCCGCGCCCGCGGCCTCGCCGAACGCACCGTCCTCACCGGTCACGCCCTGCGCTCCGGCATGCTCCCGATGCTCACCCTCATCGGCTCCCGCGTGCCCGAACTCATCACCGGAGCTCTCCTCGTGGAGACCGTCTTCAGCTGGCCCGGCATCGCCGCCGCCACCGTCCAGGCCGCCACCGCCGTCGACTTCCCGCTGCTCGCCGCCCTCACCGTGCTCGCCACCGCGGCCGTCCTCCTCGGCAACCTCCTCTCCGACCTCCTCTACGGCCTCGCCGACCCGAGGGTGGGCTTCGATGGCTGA
- a CDS encoding ABC transporter permease, whose product MADPRTHRLRLWTSALVVGAVVLAVLLVPPLVHLDEQAVDLTQKLLPPSWDHPFGTDDVGRDLLLRCVYGLRISLLVGLVAALVATVLGTAVGAAAGALGGWTDRTLMRLVDAFSSVPHLLLGIFVVALFRPGVWPVIASVAVTHWLSTARIVRSEVLSLRTRPHIEAAISGGASRRRVATRHLLPAVLPQAGLAAVLMVPHAMWHESALSFLGLGLPSHQASLGNLVQSARSSLLAGDWWPTLFPGLFLIVPTLAIAGLAGVWRDRLNPRRRSELML is encoded by the coding sequence ATGGCTGACCCCCGCACCCACCGCCTCCGCCTGTGGACCTCCGCGCTGGTCGTCGGCGCCGTCGTCCTCGCCGTCCTCCTCGTCCCCCCGCTCGTCCACCTCGACGAACAGGCCGTCGACCTCACCCAGAAGCTCCTCCCGCCCTCCTGGGACCACCCCTTCGGCACCGACGACGTCGGCCGCGACCTCCTCCTGCGCTGCGTGTACGGCCTCCGGATCTCCCTGCTCGTCGGCCTCGTCGCCGCCCTCGTCGCCACCGTCCTCGGCACCGCCGTCGGCGCGGCGGCGGGCGCCCTCGGCGGCTGGACCGACCGCACCCTCATGCGCCTCGTCGACGCCTTCTCCTCCGTCCCCCACCTCCTCCTCGGCATCTTCGTCGTCGCCCTCTTCCGCCCCGGCGTCTGGCCCGTGATCGCCTCCGTCGCCGTCACCCACTGGCTCTCCACCGCCCGCATCGTCCGCTCCGAGGTCCTCTCCCTGCGGACCCGCCCCCACATCGAGGCCGCCATCTCCGGCGGCGCCTCCCGCCGCCGCGTCGCCACCCGCCACCTGCTCCCCGCGGTCCTGCCCCAGGCCGGCCTCGCCGCCGTCCTGATGGTCCCGCACGCCATGTGGCACGAGTCCGCCCTCTCCTTCCTCGGCCTCGGCCTCCCCAGCCACCAGGCCAGCCTCGGCAACCTCGTCCAGTCCGCCCGCTCCTCCCTCCTCGCCGGCGACTGGTGGCCCACCCTCTTCCCCGGCCTCTTCCTGATCGTCCCCACCCTCGCCATCGCCGGCCTCGCCGGCGTCTGGCGAGACCGCCTCAACCCCCGCCGCCGATCGGAGCTGATGCTGTGA
- a CDS encoding ABC transporter ATP-binding protein produces the protein MNSRLARALDAVTAERAGDALLSVRGLTVRFRLRGGRTVAAVTDADFDLAPGECLALVGESGCGKSVLASALLGLLPANAETSGTALLDGTDLLAADEKTLARSVRGRRVGLVPQSPAAHLTPVRTVRAHLKETVRALTDTPRSGRRKAAEDAAHRAAFPATHLDAHPHELSGGLAQRAATALALIGDAPLLLADEPTTGLDRDLVERTADELRRHADDGRGLLLITHDLTAAARIADRVAVMYAGRIVEIAPAHRFFGTTGPDHPYARGLLDALPDRAFTPIPGMPPELSDLPDGCAFAPRCPRATDLCATIPALRAGVACHHPERPRA, from the coding sequence GTGAACTCCCGTCTCGCGCGCGCCCTCGACGCCGTCACCGCCGAACGGGCCGGGGACGCCCTCCTCAGCGTCCGCGGACTCACCGTCCGCTTCCGCCTCCGCGGCGGCCGCACCGTCGCCGCCGTCACCGACGCCGACTTCGACCTGGCACCGGGGGAGTGCCTCGCCCTCGTCGGCGAGTCCGGCTGCGGCAAGTCCGTCCTCGCCTCCGCCCTCCTCGGTCTGCTCCCCGCCAATGCCGAGACCAGCGGTACGGCCCTGCTCGACGGCACCGACCTGCTCGCCGCCGACGAGAAGACCCTCGCCCGATCGGTACGCGGCCGGCGCGTCGGCCTCGTCCCCCAGAGCCCCGCCGCCCACCTCACCCCGGTCCGCACCGTCCGCGCCCACCTGAAGGAGACCGTCCGGGCGCTCACCGACACCCCGCGCTCCGGCCGCCGCAAAGCCGCCGAGGACGCCGCGCACCGCGCCGCCTTCCCCGCCACCCACCTCGACGCCCACCCCCACGAGCTCTCCGGCGGACTCGCCCAGCGCGCCGCCACCGCCCTCGCCCTCATCGGCGACGCCCCCCTCCTCCTCGCCGACGAACCCACCACCGGCCTCGACCGCGACCTCGTCGAACGCACCGCCGACGAACTCCGCCGCCACGCCGACGACGGCCGCGGACTCCTCCTCATCACCCACGACCTCACCGCCGCCGCCCGCATCGCCGACCGCGTCGCCGTGATGTACGCCGGCCGGATCGTCGAGATCGCCCCCGCCCACCGCTTCTTCGGCACCACCGGCCCCGACCACCCCTACGCGCGCGGCCTCCTCGACGCCCTCCCCGACCGCGCCTTCACCCCCATCCCGGGCATGCCGCCCGAACTCTCCGACCTCCCCGACGGCTGCGCCTTCGCCCCGCGCTGCCCGCGCGCCACCGACCTCTGCGCCACGATCCCGGCCCTCCGCGCCGGAGTGGCCTGCCACCACCCGGAGCGACCCCGTGCTTGA
- a CDS encoding ABC transporter ATP-binding protein, with the protein MLELDSVTAGYAPRKPVFRGASLTVAPGEAVGLLGPSGCGKSTLARVAALLHRPDAGRLVLDGTEVTAWRHRAPRAQRTAVGVVFQQPRTAADPRLTLADLIAEPLRATGRKAEAADRVAELAPAVGLTPELLTRRPHAVSDGQLQRACLARALSLEPRWLVCDEMTAMLDASTTAALVAAVETYRARTGAGLLAVGHDRVLLNRWCDRTVEWQDCLPPDPGA; encoded by the coding sequence GTGCTTGAACTCGACTCCGTCACCGCCGGCTACGCACCCCGCAAGCCGGTCTTCCGCGGCGCCTCCCTCACGGTCGCCCCCGGCGAGGCCGTCGGCCTCCTCGGCCCCAGCGGCTGCGGCAAGTCCACCCTCGCCCGCGTCGCCGCCCTGCTCCACCGCCCCGACGCCGGCCGCCTCGTCCTGGACGGCACCGAGGTCACCGCCTGGCGCCACCGCGCCCCGCGCGCGCAGCGCACCGCCGTCGGCGTCGTCTTCCAGCAGCCCCGCACCGCCGCCGACCCCCGGCTCACCCTCGCCGACCTCATCGCCGAGCCCCTGCGCGCCACCGGCCGCAAGGCGGAGGCGGCCGACCGCGTCGCCGAGCTGGCCCCCGCCGTCGGCCTCACCCCCGAACTCCTCACCCGCCGCCCCCACGCCGTCAGCGACGGCCAGCTCCAGCGCGCCTGCCTCGCCCGCGCGCTCAGCCTGGAGCCCCGCTGGCTGGTCTGCGACGAGATGACCGCCATGCTCGACGCCTCCACCACGGCCGCCCTGGTCGCCGCCGTCGAGACCTACCGCGCACGGACCGGCGCCGGCCTCCTCGCCGTCGGCCACGACCGCGTCCTCCTGAACCGCTGGTGCGACCGCACGGTGGAGTGGCAGGACTGTCTGCCGCCGGACCCCGGTGCATGA